One part of the Mariniblastus fucicola genome encodes these proteins:
- a CDS encoding FAD-binding protein: MTADIENFGRNVLIQPASIHRVESVAEVLAILQANQGKQIRAIGSLHAWSDIAKTDGVVIEMKSLNSVVVCEDENLVWVGAGCKVKRLLRKLDRRGLTLPSVGLIDEQIVAGATATGTHGSGSNSLSHFIKAVRVAHYDARGNAVITTIDSGDELRAARCSLGMLGVIVEIQFGCRKKYNIEEHARAHRTLDSAIAMEDSHPKQQFYLMPWAWNFFGHHRVETNSPRSGLATLYRLYCFCVIDVGLHIAVSLLSRTLKSAAATRFFFKRILPWTIINNWKIVDDSHAMLVMEHDLFRHIEIEVFVPRSKLQQATDLLTDIVCVFGSQPKRNADSTDSLLDSAGAKEQLDSMAGSYVHHYPICYRRIFPDDTMLTCSSASDTAEVDEDWYAISFISYQCPADREGFFKFANFIAPLIAELFGGRCHWGKYNPLDRDQNACLYADMDRFKEIVRSFDPDGIFSNAWLDDVV; encoded by the coding sequence ATGACGGCTGATATCGAGAACTTCGGGCGCAACGTTCTGATCCAACCCGCCTCGATTCATCGTGTTGAATCTGTCGCTGAAGTGCTGGCAATCCTGCAAGCAAATCAGGGAAAACAAATCCGAGCTATCGGTTCGTTGCACGCCTGGAGCGACATCGCGAAAACGGATGGCGTCGTGATCGAGATGAAGAGTTTAAACTCGGTCGTAGTTTGCGAAGACGAAAACTTGGTGTGGGTCGGAGCGGGCTGCAAAGTCAAACGGTTGCTGAGAAAGTTGGATCGCCGCGGTTTGACTTTGCCTTCGGTGGGTCTGATTGATGAACAGATTGTCGCCGGCGCGACTGCGACTGGAACGCATGGTTCCGGCAGCAACAGCTTGTCCCATTTCATCAAAGCCGTGCGGGTCGCGCACTATGACGCGCGCGGAAACGCCGTGATCACGACAATCGATTCGGGCGACGAACTTCGTGCGGCGCGCTGCTCATTGGGGATGCTGGGCGTGATTGTGGAGATCCAGTTCGGCTGTCGCAAAAAGTACAACATCGAAGAACATGCTCGGGCGCACAGAACGCTCGACAGCGCGATCGCGATGGAAGACTCTCACCCAAAGCAACAATTTTACCTGATGCCGTGGGCTTGGAATTTCTTCGGGCACCATCGCGTCGAGACCAATTCGCCACGAAGCGGACTGGCAACGCTCTATCGACTGTATTGTTTCTGTGTGATCGATGTCGGGCTTCACATCGCGGTGTCACTGCTGTCGCGAACGCTCAAATCGGCTGCCGCAACGCGATTCTTCTTCAAACGAATTCTCCCGTGGACGATCATCAACAACTGGAAAATCGTCGATGATTCGCATGCGATGTTGGTGATGGAGCACGATCTGTTTCGACACATCGAAATCGAAGTCTTTGTGCCGAGAAGCAAACTTCAACAGGCAACGGACTTGTTGACCGATATCGTTTGCGTTTTTGGATCGCAACCCAAGCGAAATGCAGATTCGACAGACTCGCTACTGGATTCCGCCGGCGCGAAAGAGCAGCTTGATTCGATGGCCGGAAGCTACGTGCACCACTATCCGATCTGCTACCGACGAATTTTTCCTGACGACACGATGCTGACGTGTAGCTCGGCGTCGGACACCGCGGAGGTTGACGAAGACTGGTACGCGATCAGTTTCATTAGCTACCAATGTCCTGCCGATCGCGAAGGTTTTTTCAAGTTTGCCAACTTCATTGCGCCGCTGATTGCCGAACTGTTTGGAGGCCGATGTCACTGGGGAAAGTACAATCCGCTCGACCGCGATCAGAACGCGTGTCTCTATGCCGACATGGATCGATTCAAGGAAATCGTTCGAAGTTTTGATCCGGACGGAATATTCTCAAACGCATGGCTGGACGACGTAGTTTAG
- a CDS encoding DEAD/DEAH box helicase, giving the protein MEELQKQRDEIAEAYFDTIPFDPYPVQEEALLAWFTEDQGVLVCAPTGTGKTLIAEAALFEALKLGKQAYYTTPLIALTDQKFREIQEKVVGWGFPAEEVGLVTGNRKLNPGAKILVVVAEILLNRLLHEEAFDFDNVWAVVMDEFHSFNDRERGIVWEFGLSLLPGHVKTMLLSATVGNAMEFSSWLSRIHDRRLKLVQSHDRKVPLSFSWVEDELLGDFVESMITGDETTRYTPALLFCFNREHCWTTGEMLKGKKCVLPAQQKQLAARLDEYDWSQGAGPKLKQLLMRGIGVHHAGVLPRYRRVVEELFQEKLLSICVCTETLAAGINLPARSVVLPKLLKGPPRKEKLMEASSAHQMFGRAGRPQFDDKGFVFALPHEDDVRIARWKEKYDSIPEDTKDPGLRKAKKALKKKRPKRREDVQYWSQQQFAQLEVAPSADLSSRGPLSWRLLVYLLDASSDVGRIRKLINGRLLDEKGRKVQQKALDRALITLWRGGYVTLDPKPPLALMNRESGGADDGAEENKEPEETIDESKSLAGQLTFGQAAPLVPDETKKNEPAKKKMPPKGPLDDYEAITATATEAMSDLLLLRGVHPLYAMFLMNHLGIADRNERIMAFESLLQMSRSVGKAVRIPKHDELPPGPLQTTRLDSLLLTKGLATIDELGLNEEDEDGPKPWDDDYVPILTLPHKLQRLFQFDFPYVDDLRISPVWIVGEVLNYGEDFNKYITSNKLQKQEGMIFRHLLRFVLLIDEMAELCPPDMEHEQWQAEIWPIANQLEAICLKADPQNTEAWLAETKKAQKEKAKSEQE; this is encoded by the coding sequence TTGGAAGAACTGCAAAAACAACGCGACGAAATTGCAGAAGCCTACTTCGATACGATCCCCTTCGATCCCTATCCGGTTCAGGAAGAAGCACTGCTGGCATGGTTCACAGAAGACCAGGGAGTGCTTGTTTGTGCGCCGACTGGAACCGGCAAAACGCTGATCGCCGAAGCCGCACTTTTCGAGGCGCTCAAGCTTGGCAAACAGGCCTATTACACGACGCCGCTAATTGCCCTTACCGATCAGAAGTTCCGTGAGATTCAGGAGAAAGTCGTCGGTTGGGGTTTTCCGGCAGAAGAGGTTGGCTTGGTGACCGGCAACCGGAAGCTGAATCCTGGTGCGAAGATCCTGGTGGTCGTTGCCGAGATTTTACTGAATCGATTGCTGCACGAAGAGGCCTTCGATTTCGACAACGTGTGGGCAGTCGTGATGGACGAGTTTCATAGTTTCAACGATCGCGAACGAGGCATCGTTTGGGAGTTTGGCTTGAGCCTGTTGCCCGGACACGTGAAAACGATGCTGCTTTCGGCGACCGTTGGAAACGCAATGGAGTTCAGCTCCTGGTTGTCCAGGATTCATGACCGACGGCTGAAGCTGGTCCAGTCTCACGATCGAAAAGTTCCGCTTTCATTTAGCTGGGTGGAAGACGAGTTGCTGGGCGATTTTGTGGAGAGCATGATTACCGGCGATGAAACGACTCGCTATACACCTGCGTTGTTGTTCTGCTTCAACCGCGAGCACTGCTGGACCACCGGCGAGATGCTCAAGGGGAAGAAGTGCGTTCTGCCTGCCCAGCAAAAGCAACTCGCGGCGCGGCTTGATGAATACGATTGGTCACAAGGGGCCGGTCCAAAGTTGAAGCAATTGTTAATGCGTGGCATCGGAGTCCATCACGCTGGCGTGCTACCACGTTATCGGCGTGTGGTCGAAGAGCTGTTCCAGGAAAAACTGCTGAGCATTTGTGTCTGTACCGAAACGTTGGCAGCGGGAATTAATTTGCCGGCGCGCAGCGTCGTGTTGCCGAAGCTGCTAAAGGGGCCGCCGCGGAAAGAGAAGCTGATGGAAGCCAGTTCGGCGCATCAGATGTTTGGCAGGGCAGGGCGACCGCAGTTTGATGACAAGGGTTTCGTGTTTGCGTTGCCGCATGAAGACGACGTCCGGATTGCTCGCTGGAAGGAGAAGTACGATTCGATTCCCGAGGACACCAAGGATCCTGGTTTGCGGAAAGCGAAAAAGGCACTCAAGAAGAAGCGACCCAAACGACGCGAGGACGTGCAGTACTGGAGCCAACAGCAATTCGCCCAGTTGGAAGTTGCTCCTTCGGCAGACCTTTCCAGCCGCGGACCGCTGTCTTGGCGGCTGTTGGTTTATTTGCTGGATGCGTCGTCGGATGTCGGGCGGATTCGCAAGCTGATCAACGGTAGGTTGCTGGATGAGAAAGGCCGCAAAGTGCAGCAGAAGGCACTCGACCGCGCATTGATCACGTTATGGCGAGGCGGATACGTGACGCTTGATCCGAAACCTCCGTTGGCGCTGATGAATAGGGAGTCAGGAGGCGCTGATGATGGAGCGGAAGAAAACAAAGAGCCTGAAGAAACGATTGACGAATCGAAGTCGCTGGCCGGTCAGTTGACGTTTGGCCAAGCTGCTCCTTTGGTGCCTGACGAAACGAAAAAGAATGAACCGGCGAAAAAGAAGATGCCGCCGAAAGGTCCGCTGGACGATTACGAAGCGATCACCGCAACGGCGACCGAGGCGATGAGCGACCTGTTGCTGCTCCGTGGTGTGCATCCGCTGTACGCAATGTTCCTGATGAATCATCTGGGCATCGCGGATCGGAACGAGCGGATTATGGCGTTCGAGAGTCTGCTGCAGATGTCGCGTTCGGTAGGCAAAGCCGTTCGCATTCCAAAGCACGACGAACTTCCGCCAGGACCACTGCAGACGACGCGTCTGGACAGCTTGCTTTTGACCAAGGGCCTTGCGACGATCGACGAGCTGGGTTTGAACGAGGAAGACGAAGACGGGCCAAAGCCCTGGGACGATGACTACGTTCCGATTTTGACTTTGCCGCACAAGCTACAGCGGCTATTTCAGTTCGACTTTCCCTACGTCGACGATTTACGAATCTCGCCGGTGTGGATTGTGGGCGAGGTGTTAAACTACGGCGAAGATTTCAACAAGTACATCACCAGCAACAAGCTGCAGAAACAGGAAGGCATGATCTTCCGTCATCTGTTGCGTTTCGTTTTGTTGATTGACGAGATGGCTGAACTGTGTCCGCCGGACATGGAGCACGAGCAGTGGCAGGCAGAAATTTGGCCAATCGCGAATCAGCTGGAGGCAATTTGCTTGAAGGCCGATCCGCAGAATACTGAAGCTTGGTTGGCAGAAACGAAGAAGGCTCAGAAAGAGAAAGCCAAAAGCGAGCAGGAGTAG
- a CDS encoding 1,2-dihydroxy-3-keto-5-methylthiopentene dioxygenase — MASVQIPEQKRDITDPTEIAEFLKPFGIVYEQWDVEGRIGAEATNEEILDAYSPEIERLKEAHGFVTADVINVSPETPGLDDMLAKFDKEHLHTEDEVRFTVKGSGVFHINPETAPVFSVTVESGDLISVPKGTHHWFNLCGDKTIRCIRLFEDMSGWTPHYMEQPVHEDYSPLCMGPSYLEGGEGEDFKSAVEI; from the coding sequence ATGGCCAGCGTCCAAATTCCCGAACAAAAGCGGGATATCACCGATCCAACTGAAATTGCTGAATTCCTGAAACCGTTCGGCATCGTCTATGAACAGTGGGATGTCGAAGGTCGTATCGGCGCCGAAGCTACGAACGAAGAAATCCTCGACGCTTACTCGCCCGAGATCGAGCGACTGAAGGAAGCTCACGGTTTCGTTACCGCCGATGTGATCAATGTTAGCCCGGAGACTCCGGGGCTGGACGACATGCTGGCCAAGTTCGACAAAGAGCATTTGCACACCGAAGACGAAGTTCGCTTTACGGTCAAAGGCAGCGGCGTGTTCCACATCAACCCGGAAACGGCTCCGGTCTTTTCCGTCACCGTTGAGTCCGGAGACTTGATCAGCGTTCCCAAAGGCACGCATCACTGGTTCAATCTTTGCGGCGACAAAACGATTCGTTGCATTCGCTTGTTCGAAGACATGAGCGGCTGGACGCCTCATTACATGGAGCAGCCAGTCCACGAGGACTATTCGCCGCTTTGCATGGGCCCGTCGTATCTCGAAGGTGGTGAAGGCGAAGATTTCAAGAGCGCTGTCG